The following proteins come from a genomic window of Metarhizium brunneum chromosome 2, complete sequence:
- the GPATCH1 gene encoding G patch domain-containing protein 1: MSYKRSRSTFEADLHAPYALFGTPLPDETDSRDDGSYLPLWKQDVRDEKGRRRLHGAFTGGWSAGYFNTVGSKEGWTPSTFVSSRSNRRKDDTASTTIQQRAEEYMDEEDLEDAAEAQQLQTSQAFAGLGSSTPDEMRAGGLMGLFKSSGDTKGLQLLRRMGWKDGQGIGPKIRRGARLDVGMSGVVSDNNKMYLFAPDDAQMIQFVRKTDRMGLGHQGGARLQSLGKTGDSDQDNDDDDALDKNGRPSLFSATKKEAKSQRGAFGVGVLNDTGSDEEDPYEMGPKIRYNRVMGGEKKKKKKATAAVNPSLKKAPVFLSKTARAGHNLRRCHDGRLPLDGFVLAKVVEDLAAALSQYAPPPVPEGWKSSKDPLNMGDSSKYTSTADAAKVSTLDPRSRAALLGETALPGKSVFDFISSSSRDKLAALSGNKHLPPGLGQLPEGHTPLSEDDRRQALWNEVPKLDQSTAAAALSRSSAGPYADDEAKRGRYRKYLMSQANPGQDLPDKAPRATDEDYIREMNEFYNCARIFKPMTGFMASRFTTSKTVLNPSSNNGNGSDDKTRTDLLSKPEPKSKDAAEEAAVLGMFGHMTRSVGDFYPTRLLCKRFNVRAPAHVAPDRESDNTSSTPKRSDSRAMPTQWSTSDLNVSVSAPPAVEAPTSSGAVTPVQQPVEVNPEKNDAVEGEAANADVLKAIFGDSDSE, from the exons ATGTCGTACAAGCGCTCTCGGTCGACGTTTGAGGCAGACCTTCACGCCCCGTACGCTCTTTTTGGCACGCCTCTGCCCGACGAAACCGACTCGCGCGACGATGGCTCATATTTGCCTCTGTGGAAACAAGACGTGAGGGACGAAAAGGGCAGAAGACGGCTCCACGGTGCCTTTACGGGCGGTTGGAGTGCAGG CTATTTCAATACTGTGGGCTCCAAAGAGGGATGGACGCCGTCTACCTTTGTCTCCAGCCGCTCGAACCGTCGCAAAGATGATACAGCATCAACCACAATCCAACAAAGAGCCGAGGAGTAcatggacgaggaagacCTGGAGGATGCAGCGGAAGCACAGCAACTCCAAACTTCGCAAGCCTTTGCAGGGCTGGGATCGTCCACCCCGGATGAAATGCGCGCTGGCGGGCTTATGGGGCTATTCAAATCATCCGGAGACACAAAGGGACTACAGCTGTTACGCAGAATGGGCTGGAAAGATGGCCAGGGAATTGGACCCAAGATTCGACGGGGTGCCAGACTCGACGTGGGAATGAGCGGTGTTGTGTccgacaacaacaagatgTATCTGTTTGCTCCCGACGATGCTCAAATGATACAATTTGTTCGAAAAACGGATAGAATGGGTCTGGGACACCAAGGCGGCGCGAGGTTGCAAAGTCTGGGAAAGACTGGCGATTCAGACCAGGAtaatgacgatgacgacgcaCTGGACAAGAACGGCAGACCGTCTTTGTTTTCTGCAACAAAAAAGGAAGCGAAATCTCAAAGGGGCGCTTTTGGCGTTGGTGTGCTCAACGACACCGGCTCGGATGAAGAAGACCCGTATGAGATGGGACCCAAGATAAGATACAATCGCGTTATGGGaggggaaaagaagaagaagaagaaagctACGGCTGCAGTGAACCCGTCTCTTAAGAAAGCGCCAGTATTTCTATCAAAGACAGCGAGGGCTGGACACAACCTCCGCCgatgtcatgatggccgGCTCCCACTAGATGGGTTCGTCCTGGCAAAGGTCGTAGAGGATTTGGCGGCTGCTCTGTCACAATACGCGCCACCTCCCGTTCCCGAGGGTTGGAAGTCATCCAAAGACCCGTTGAATATGGGGGATTCTTCTAAATACACTTCAACTGCCGATGCTGCAAAAGTATCTACCTTGGACCCGAGATCTCGAGCAGCTCTTCTTGGTGAGACTGCCCTCCCGGGCAAGTCTGTCTTCGACTtcatttcttcctcctcaagaGATAAGCTGGCAGCTCTATCTGGAAATAAGCATCTCCCGCCTGGTTTGGGCCAACTCCCCGAAGGTCACACCCCACTGTCAGAAGATGATAGACGCCAGGCATTATGGAACGAAGTTCCCAAACTGGACCAATCAACCGCAGCGGCAGCTCTATCCCGCAGCTCGGCTGGGCCATATGCAGATGACGAGGCAAAGCGTGGCCGCTACAGAAAGTACTTGATGTCTCAGGCGAATCCTGGGCAAGATCTCCCAGATAAAGCGCCGAGAGCGACAGATGAGGACTATATTCGAGAAATGAATGAATTCTACAACTGCGCCAGGATCTTTAAGCCCATGACGGGTTTCATGGCGTCAAGATTCACTACATCAAAGACGGTTCTTAATCCATCATCCAACAACGGCAACGGAAGCGATGACAAGACGCGGACAGATTTACTGTCAAAGCCCGAACCAAAGAGTAAAGAtgcagctgaagaagcagctGTCCTAGGCATGTTTGGACACATGACGCGCTCCGTGGGAGATTTCTACCCAACAAGGCTGCTCTGTAAGAGGTTCAATGTACGCGCCCCTGCGCATGTTGCACCGGATCGCGAATCAGATAATACCTCATCGACGCCAAAGAGGAGCGATAGTCGGGCGATGCCAACGCAATGGTCTACGTCTGATTTGAATGTTTCTGTTTCAGCACCTCCGGCTGTGGAAGCACCGACGTCATCAGGGGCTGTAACGCCAGTACAGCAACCGGTGGAGGTGAATCCAGAGAAGAATGATGCTGTCGAAGGGGAAGCAGCTAATGCTGATGTGTTGAAAGCAATATTTGGAGATAGCGATAGCGAGTAA